The window GAGACCTTCTTCATCCGGCGGGTGGTGAACGACCAGGTGGAACGGGTCCCCTTTGACGTGGGGCTCATCGTGGAGGTCACGCCCCAGATCACCGCCGACGGCCAGATCCTCCTCAACATCAAGGCCGAGATCTCGGGGAACGTCCAGCGCAACCCCGTGGACGGGGACGTGGACCGCTTCACCAAGCAGGTGGTGACCACCACCCTCAGGGTCAAAGACGGGGAGACCGTGGTCCTCGGGGGCCTCACCTCCCAGGAGTCCAACCAGAGCCAGCAGGGGGTGCCCCTCCTCATGGACATCCCCCTGATCGGCGAACTCTTCAAGCAGCGGACGAACGAGAGCACCGACAAGGAGCTTTTGGTGGTGATCACCGCCGACATCCTCAAGGAGACGGCCTCGGCGAACCCCTAAGAGGCCGGGCGTTCCGCAAGGGGGGCCCGTGGGCCCCCCTTTGGCCTACAATGTCCCCATGCGGTTTCTCACGGCAGGCGAGTCCCACGGGCCCGAGCTTCTCGCCATCATTGAAGGGCTTCCCGCCGGGCTTCCCCTCAGCGAGGAGGACATCAACCCCTGGCTGGAGAAGCGGCAGAAGGGCTACGGCCGGGGCCGGCGCATGGTCATTGAGCGCGACCGGGTGGAGTTCCGCGCCGGGGTGAGGGGCGGGCGCACCACGGGCGCCCCCGTGGCCCTGGCCATCAAGAACGCCGACTTCAAGAACTGGGCCGAGATCATGGACCCCGCCCCGGGGAACTGGCCCAGGAAACGGGCCCTGACCGCGGCCAGGCCGGGCCACGCCGACCTCGCCGGGGGCATGAAGTACGGGCACAAGGACCTGAGGGACGTGCTAGAAAGGGCGAGCGCCCGGGAGACGGCCATGCGGGTGGCCGTGGGGGCCGTGGCCCTGAAGCTCCTCTCCCTCCTCGGGGTGGAGGGGGTGGGGTACGTCCCGGGGATGGCGGGGGTGTGGGCCAAGGTGCCCTTCTCTTGGGACCTGGTGCCCCGCATTGAGGAAAGCCCCCTGCGCATGACCGACCCCGAGGCGGAGGCCGAGGCGATCCGCCGCATTGACCAGGCCAAGGCCGAGGGGGACACCCTGGGCGGGATCATTGAGGCCCGCTTCCGGGGGCTCGTGCCGGGGCTTGGGAGCCACGTCCACTGGGACCGGAAGCTGGACGGGAGGCTGGCCCAGATGGCCCTCTCCATCCCGGCGGTGAAGGGGGTGGAGATCGGCCCCGCCTTTGAAAACGCCATGAAGCGGGGCTCCGAGGTGCACGACGCCATCTACTGGAGCCCGGAGCGGGGCTTCTACCGGAAGACCAACCGGGCAGGGGGGCTGGAAGGGGGCATGACCACGGGGGAGGAGCTCGTGGTCCGGGCCGCCCTCAAGCCCATCGCCACCCTGATGAAGCCCCTTCCCACCGTGGACGTGGTGACCCACGAGCCCAAGGACGCCGCCAGGGAGAGAAGCGACACCACGGCGGTGCCCGCGG of the Thermus thermophilus HB8 genome contains:
- the aroC gene encoding chorismate synthase — its product is MRFLTAGESHGPELLAIIEGLPAGLPLSEEDINPWLEKRQKGYGRGRRMVIERDRVEFRAGVRGGRTTGAPVALAIKNADFKNWAEIMDPAPGNWPRKRALTAARPGHADLAGGMKYGHKDLRDVLERASARETAMRVAVGAVALKLLSLLGVEGVGYVPGMAGVWAKVPFSWDLVPRIEESPLRMTDPEAEAEAIRRIDQAKAEGDTLGGIIEARFRGLVPGLGSHVHWDRKLDGRLAQMALSIPAVKGVEIGPAFENAMKRGSEVHDAIYWSPERGFYRKTNRAGGLEGGMTTGEELVVRAALKPIATLMKPLPTVDVVTHEPKDAARERSDTTAVPAASVILCALSAIVLAQAYLEKFGGDTMEEIQERVERYRERVRAY